The sequence CCGAATATCTCCAGGGCGACCAGGCTGACGGAAATGGCAGCTACACGCTCAGCAAGTCGATGCCGCCGGAATTGCGAAACCCGCTCGCAACCTGTCCTGAATGCCTGGCTCCGGACCGCTCGGTCAGATGGTCCAAGTCAGTGCGCATTACTCGCAATACGCCTCGGCTTGTCGGTGCGCGGGGGATTCGATCATCGCTTGTCGTGGTTGCAAGTGCGCAGGCGTTTGGAGGGTTTCGCCATGAAGACATTCACGCGCTCGCGGAAGGGACAACAGTGGGCGCGCTGCCGAGCATGGAAATCAATGGCGCAGTGCATGAAGCGGCCACGCTATTGGTCGCACTATATCGACATGGGTTCATCGAGACTGACCAGGAGTTCCCGGCATCTCCTCCGGTCCGCTATATGATCGAACCCACCTGCATCGTTGCCGACGCCCCCGGGATCGGACGCGTTGCCATCAATCAGCTCAATGGTCGAACCATTCGATTGAGCGAAGCTTCTCGAGATATCTTCTCCCTGGGCAAGCTTTTGAACGAGATACCGAAATCACTGCACCCGAACATCATCCACTTTGCGGAAGCCGGCATGTTGCGATTGATTTCTGGAGGGAACGCCCATGCACATGATTAGGCCCGGAATGGGCACCGAGAACAGCGCCAGTCTGATCTCGGCGCTCATCCGCATGACCCGCCCCGCAACGGTGGTCGAGATAGGTGCCGGCGACAGCACGATTTTCATCGCGAAGGCGCTCCAGCAGACGCGGCAGGATTGGCAACACGACAAAGATTTACTGGATGCCTCGACATGGCAGGAGCGCAGCGCACTTCTGGACCCGACTGGAATTCCCGATATCTATCAGCCCAGGCTGATCACCATTGACGACTTCACGGCCGAAGGTTCGTCGGCCGAAGAAGCATGGGATGCATTGAAGGATCACGATGTCGACAGGAGCCTCGTTACGTTCGTCAAAAGCAACTTCTACGCACTCGACGACGCCACCATCGCTTCATGGGGAGCGATAGACATCGCGTGGATCGATGCGGGCACGCCGGCCGACGATGTTCGCTTCGTCGCAGCGCTCTGGGAACACATCGCCCCTGGTGGATACCTGTGCCTGCACGAGCCAACCATGTTGACCACCGTCAGCATGGAGGGCGCACAACGCGTTCGCCGAGTCAGAACGCCGATCTGGGAAGAGCTGTTTCGCAGGCTGGACGATTCATTCGAGCTGGTAACACTGCCGGAGTTGCACAAATACCGCCAGAGTGGGTTGGGTATCGTCCGGAAGCGTCAACAAAATGAACGCGCGCTCCGTTCTCAGCCGCTGCAGTCAGAGCTTGTCGAATTGGGGGAAATTCCAATTCGTAGCAGCTATTTGCCGATTGGCGAGGAGGCGTTGAGCCAGCGTCTTCGCAAAGACGCCATTATTGCCGCGATGACGTCGCGCGAAACACGCTCCGTTTATGCTGCGATCGCCCTCGGCGCCAGTAGCATTGCCGACATCGTGGAGAAAGCCGGCATCGATACGAAGGCTGTCAGCAAAATCGTGACCCGGTTGCTGAGCATCGGCCTTATTCAGCGAGATGAGAGTGGATTTTCGGATGTCGACGCCGTGTGGGAAGAGATTGCCGATCGGCAGCGTCGTAGCGTTGACGATTTGAGCGATAGACAGCTGGAATCGGATCTCACCATCGAAAAGATCGCGACGGCTTTCGCCCCGGATACCCAATACACCGAATCGGAGATATCCAAAATCTGTCAGTTGTTCACAACCGATTACGCCCGGCTGAGGCGATATCTTGTCGATCGCGGCGTGCTGCAACGTCAAGATAACGTATATCGACGAGTTCTATCGCAATAAGGCGGATGGCATTCAACTGATTGCTGGTTTCGTGAGTTGCCCGAATCGGTTTGCGAGTCGCACTGGGGCTGGATTTCCGGCCATGCCTCATTGCGCCCCTCAGGTGGCCCGATTACGCCGCCCCCGAGCTGGCTCGGTAACGACGCCCGCTGACACCAACGCCTTCGCCAGTTCAATGCCGAGTGCGTCCTGCCGAATGCGCAGGCTCGAGCACCACGAGCAGGAAGCACAGCAGCATTGGCCTACCGGATTTTGAGGCTCGAAAGCTTCGCATTCAGGGCGATCAGGGTAAAGAGCGCAAGCATCAGCGGGGTTTGCATCGATGTGTCGAAGCGCACCTCCAGACTGCTTCTCCGCGCAATTCAGCCGGCGCGAGCGCGACGACGAGCCCGAAGACGACAGGTTCGGGGATCGTTAGGCCCGCAGCAACCCGCACGCGCGACCAGCCGCTGGCCAAACAGAAGAACGGGAGGCGCCACCACGAGCATTTCGAAAGTATCGACGTGCATGGGAGATGAACGGATGGTTTAGTGATGATTCACGATCACGGAAGACGACGAGCCGGAGACTGAAAATCCCGGGCAAAGACGTGTGAATAGGGGGAAGCCCAAGCATGCCGTGACACACAATTGGGCAGAGACCTGAGGACCGGTGCCGGCTGCTCGCATCCGGCGGCGCTTTTCCCAAACAGCTACCGATGAATACAGCAGTGCTGCAGCCGTATCCACCGATGGCCACCGCACGCCCGTTCGGCAAGGCACGCGACCTCCGGTGCGATCCGACGACCGGGCCATCTGATGCCGGCCGCCGCCTTCGGGCCGCCTGACGATCCAACTCCAGTTGCGGGATAAGTTCGGTAAGGGACGGCCCAGCCGCTGGCCTCCCGATCAAGGCGCGCGAATCGCCATCATAAGTGTGAGATATAAGGGTCGCGAAGTTCCGGGGGATTTATGGATATAAGGGACCCAATCGGTCAATGCCTATCCGAGTTGCCGGGCCCGCTTTACATCGTCGGTATGCAAGTAAATCGACGTGGTCAAAATCGATGCGTGACGCAGGGATCTCACACGGCGCTCAGCTCGACGCCCTTCGCAATCGCGTGGGTTGCATGATGGCCAACTCGATCATCTTCTACAACTCGGGCATTCCGTGGCGGCTACTGACTAAATCGAAAGCCGGCGGCACCATCGCGGCACTGGCGCGGCTCACGCATATATCGTCGGCGGCCTGGCGGCAAATTCTGCTGAACGGCCATTACACCTTTCAAAGCAACAACAAAATCGACCTGGACGCGCTCGTAGAGGGGCCGGAATTGATGGAAATTTCCGGAGTTCCGGCGTAGAACCTCAAAAGGGACGGACCGTGCCTGCGATGTGTGCGCAAGACCGCGCAACGTGCGCGTCGCCGGCGTCTTCCGCTTAGAACGCAGTTTGAATTGACCGACAGCGCACACGGCGCACGCGTCGGCCGATTTAGCCGATAGTGGCAGCCTGTCCATCCATTCGACCAAGCGAGAAGCGACATATGTCGGCGGCAAACCACAACGGCTCGACGGAATTCGACTACATCGTGATCGGCGGCGGCTCTGCCGGCTGCGTCGTCACG comes from Burkholderia savannae and encodes:
- a CDS encoding DUF2087 domain-containing protein, with the translated sequence MGTENSASLISALIRMTRPATVVEIGAGDSTIFIAKALQQTRQDWQHDKDLLDASTWQERSALLDPTGIPDIYQPRLITIDDFTAEGSSAEEAWDALKDHDVDRSLVTFVKSNFYALDDATIASWGAIDIAWIDAGTPADDVRFVAALWEHIAPGGYLCLHEPTMLTTVSMEGAQRVRRVRTPIWEELFRRLDDSFELVTLPELHKYRQSGLGIVRKRQQNERALRSQPLQSELVELGEIPIRSSYLPIGEEALSQRLRKDAIIAAMTSRETRSVYAAIALGASSIADIVEKAGIDTKAVSKIVTRLLSIGLIQRDESGFSDVDAVWEEIADRQRRSVDDLSDRQLESDLTIEKIATAFAPDTQYTESEISKICQLFTTDYARLRRYLVDRGVLQRQDNVYRRVLSQ